One Misgurnus anguillicaudatus chromosome 19, ASM2758022v2, whole genome shotgun sequence genomic region harbors:
- the LOC141350860 gene encoding junctional adhesion molecule-like produces MERVKVEWTRTDSEALVHLFQYGDIRPEAQHQDYHDRAHFFTEDIKHGNFSLLLKNVREEDKGIYRCKVYSEQAADKTLVEIKDVEYLIVSGSNQSISASVGDDVTLSCSVNSHIKPEEIKKVLWRKTDEDRDISVLLYQNNETQSESSDERYRDRVEFFTDEIHRGNFSLRLKRVRTEDKGVYICQVFNGRLSANTTVILERLGEL; encoded by the exons ATGGAAAGAGTAAAGGTGGAATGGACAAGAACAGATTCAGAGGCTCTGGTTCATCTGTTTCAATATGGAGATATTAGACCAGAGGCTCAACATCAGGATTATCATGATAGAGCTCATTTCTTCACTGAAGACATTAAACATGGAAACTTCTCCCTCCTGTTGAAGAATGTAAGAGAAGAAGATAAAGGGATTTACAGATGTAAAGTTTACAGTGAACAGGCTGCTGACAAAACTTTGGTTGAAATAAAAGATGTTG aatattTGATAGTATCAGGATCAAATCAGTCCATATCTGCATCTGTTGGTGATGATGTCACTCTGAGCTGCTCTGTGAACTCTCACATCAAACCTGAAGAGATTAAAAAGGTTTTATGGAGGAAAACAGATGAGGATAGAGACATTTCGGTTCTTCTCTATCAAAACAATGAAACTCAATCAGAATCATCAGATGAGCGATACAGAGACAGAGTTGAGTTCTTCACTGATGAAATCCACAGAGGAAACTTCTCTCTCAGACTGAAGAGAGTCAGAACTGAAGATAAAGGAGTTTACATCTGTCAAGTGTTTAATGGACGACTTTCAGCAAACACAACTGTAATACTCGAGAGACTGGGTGAGTTATAA
- the LOC141349202 gene encoding uncharacterized protein — MSDAAWCFYVLPSVQVGLFFYPLVGFWTVFIAGLPVLTGLCFLNCNCIGTIMTQKRGFLIDKVVWILMCLVSVLMVYAYIDFLRNKGGYVGLICLAGFLQALWINTFSKVPVNYPTFWNKNVLFLFGSVGLVLVNSVALMTDLISEAVNGKRLVEDQRIVVFPSECLFTLPLLILPIFKPWTAFKSESQGESLNSENFDGTQAEKWTSFKQNQRRGKSFEMQVVRKVPLSSKEEDENIT; from the exons ATGAGTGATGCGGCCTGGTGCTTTTATGTGCTGCCTTCAGTACAAGTCGGTCTTTTCTTCTACCCTCTTGTTGGCTTCTGGACAG TATTTATTGCAGGGTTGCCAGTGCTTACTGGTTTGTGTTTTCTCAACTGCAATTGCATTGGCACAATAATGACACAAAAGCGCG GGTTTTTGATAGATAAAGTGGTATGGATACTGATGTGTTTAGTGAGTGTGTTGATGGTTTATGCTTACATTGACTTCCTTAGAAATAAAGGAG GTTATGTAGGACTGATTTGCTTGGCTGGATTTCTTCAAGCGTTGTGGATTAACACATTTTCTAAAGTCCCAGTCAATTATCCGA CATTTTGGAACAAAAACGTTTTGTTCCTGTTTGGATCAGTCGGTCTTGTTCTTGTGAACTCTGTGGCACTGATGACAGACTTGATATCTGAAGCTG TTAACGGTAAACGTCTGGTTGAAGATCAGAGGATTGTTGTCTTCCCCTCTGAATGCCTCTTTACTCTTCCTCTTCTGATTTtacccatttttaaaccct GGACAGCTTTCAAATCAGAATCTCAAGGGGAGTCTCTG AACTCAGAGAATTTTGATGGGACTCAAGCTGAAAAGTGGACCTCTTTTAAACAGAACCAGAGGAGAGGAAAATCTTTTGAAATGCAAGTTGTGAGAAAAGTACCTTTGAGCAGTAAGGAGGAAGATGAGAATATCACCTGA